Proteins encoded by one window of Massilia sp. NR 4-1:
- the prsK gene encoding XrtA/PEP-CTERM system histidine kinase PrsK, translating to MLNTTAAFSYASAALAFLLLCLFLLTSWRSRQHVRVLALASLLSVIWGGIIALYTAQLIPPTMASFAIDLVELARNGAWTIALLSLLGHLTPQGEGSERRRRFARAIGAGYALLVACALLLPWLSAPLMFYLTVVGRVGLAVLGMLLVEQLYRNRPPTERWAIKFACLGIGGIFVYDFYMYSDTLLFRELNVELWSARGLVNALTVPLIAISVSRSASWASPIAVSRRMLFHSATLIGAAIYLLAMSFAGYYLRFVGGMWGSLMQLAFLFGASILLVGILFSGSFRASLKVFLAKHFYRYNYDYREEWMQFTRTLSEQGQGVGERSIGAMASLVDSPAGALWIRRDSGQFEPAAHWHMPLPDKAEAADSPFLQFMEQKQWLVDLEEHRQHPELFGSVPLPAWLDAYPRARLVLPLMLHGRLFGFVLLLQPRGAIRLNWEVIDLLKIAGSQAASYLAQQEAAGALMLARQFDSFNRMSTFVVHDLKNLVAQLSLMMANAEKHRNNPEFQRDMQDTVAYSVQKMKLLLQKLSRSASPQRPAPLSVEQVLTQAVALKAAFEPKPQLEIGQSGLRVLADGERLERVVGHLIQNAIEATPKDGKVVVRAASDGDEVLIEISDTGQGMSEEFIRERLFKPFDSTKSAGMGIGAFESREYIYELGGRLEVSSLPLHGTTFKVRLPVYRQSAQTVEQAA from the coding sequence ATGCTCAACACGACCGCCGCCTTCAGCTACGCCAGCGCCGCGCTGGCGTTTCTACTTCTGTGCCTGTTCCTGCTGACCAGCTGGCGCAGCCGCCAGCATGTGCGCGTGCTGGCGCTGGCCAGCCTGCTCAGCGTGATCTGGGGCGGCATCATCGCCCTGTATACCGCCCAGCTGATTCCGCCCACCATGGCCAGCTTTGCCATCGACCTGGTGGAACTGGCGCGCAACGGCGCGTGGACCATCGCCCTGCTGTCCCTGCTCGGCCATCTGACGCCGCAGGGCGAGGGCAGCGAGCGCCGCCGCCGCTTCGCGCGCGCCATCGGCGCCGGCTATGCACTGCTGGTGGCGTGCGCGCTGCTGCTGCCCTGGCTTAGCGCGCCGCTGATGTTTTACCTGACCGTGGTGGGCCGCGTCGGCCTGGCCGTGCTGGGCATGCTGCTGGTGGAGCAGCTGTACCGCAACCGTCCGCCCACCGAGCGCTGGGCCATCAAATTTGCCTGCCTGGGCATCGGCGGCATCTTCGTTTACGATTTTTATATGTATAGCGACACCCTGCTGTTCCGCGAACTGAATGTGGAGCTGTGGTCGGCGCGCGGCCTGGTCAACGCGCTGACGGTGCCGCTGATCGCCATCTCGGTGTCGCGCAGCGCTTCCTGGGCTTCGCCGATCGCCGTGTCGCGCCGCATGCTGTTCCACTCGGCCACCTTGATCGGCGCCGCCATCTATCTGCTGGCGATGAGCTTTGCCGGCTACTACCTGCGTTTCGTCGGCGGCATGTGGGGTTCGCTGATGCAGCTGGCCTTCCTGTTCGGCGCCAGCATCCTGCTGGTGGGCATACTGTTCTCGGGCAGCTTCCGCGCCTCGCTCAAGGTTTTCCTCGCCAAGCATTTTTACCGCTACAACTACGACTACCGCGAAGAGTGGATGCAGTTCACGCGTACCCTGTCCGAGCAGGGCCAGGGCGTGGGCGAGCGCAGCATCGGCGCCATGGCCTCGCTGGTCGATAGCCCCGCCGGCGCGCTGTGGATACGGCGCGATTCCGGCCAGTTCGAACCGGCGGCCCATTGGCATATGCCCTTGCCGGACAAGGCCGAAGCGGCCGACAGCCCGTTCCTCCAGTTCATGGAACAGAAGCAGTGGCTGGTCGACCTGGAAGAGCACCGCCAGCACCCCGAACTGTTCGGCAGCGTGCCGCTGCCCGCCTGGCTGGATGCCTATCCGCGCGCGCGCCTGGTGCTGCCGCTGATGCTGCATGGCCGCCTGTTCGGCTTCGTGCTGCTGCTGCAGCCGCGCGGCGCCATCCGCCTGAACTGGGAGGTGATCGACCTGCTGAAGATCGCCGGCAGCCAGGCGGCCAGCTATCTGGCGCAGCAGGAAGCGGCGGGCGCCCTGATGCTGGCGCGCCAGTTCGATTCCTTCAACCGCATGTCCACCTTCGTGGTGCATGACCTGAAAAACCTGGTGGCCCAGCTTTCGCTGATGATGGCGAACGCGGAAAAGCACCGCAACAATCCCGAGTTCCAGCGCGATATGCAGGACACCGTCGCCTACTCGGTGCAGAAAATGAAGCTGCTGCTGCAAAAGCTGAGCCGCAGCGCCTCGCCCCAGCGGCCCGCGCCGCTTTCGGTGGAGCAGGTATTGACCCAGGCCGTCGCCCTGAAGGCGGCGTTCGAACCCAAGCCGCAGCTGGAAATCGGCCAGTCCGGCCTGCGCGTGCTGGCCGACGGCGAGCGCCTGGAAAGGGTGGTGGGCCATCTGATCCAGAACGCCATCGAAGCCACGCCCAAGGATGGCAAGGTGGTGGTGCGCGCCGCCAGCGACGGCGACGAGGTGCTGATCGAAATCAGCGACACGGGACAGGGCATGAGCGAGGAATTCATCCGCGAGCGCCTGTTCAAGCCCTTCGATTCGACCAAGTCGGCCGGCATGGGCATTGGCGCGTTCGAAAGCCGCGAATACATCTATGAACTGGGCGGCAGGCTGGAAGTGAGCAGCCTGCCGCTGCACGGAACCACATTCAAGGTCCGCCTGCCCGTGTACCGCCAGAGCGCGCAGACCGTCGAGCAAGCCGCATAA
- a CDS encoding GNAT family N-acetyltransferase: protein MSWTLYPATQFAAHAARWAECNRRSTASPLLEPDFVHPLLREFGNGDEQLAWYERQGELLAMGIVARRRRGVWETFQPSQAPVSLWMHAPGLNLSTLLAELTRKLPGMPLMLGLTQRDPQLEPRPAPGGCLRTVDYIDTARITLAGSFEDYWNARGKNLRNNLKKQRSKLQKEGVVTRMQISRAPQEMAAAVADYGRLESAGWKAQLGTAIHPENAQGRFYTAMLEGFARRGAAAVYRYWFDNQLVAMDLCIEGDGCMIVLKTTYDETVPSSLSPTMLMREECCQQLFAEQRFERLEFYGKVMEWHTRWTDEIRTMYHVNHYRWPVLLQLHAIANQRAALRGQRPAPAPAPAQSLPHGNPSTE from the coding sequence ATGAGCTGGACCTTGTACCCCGCCACCCAGTTTGCCGCGCATGCCGCGCGCTGGGCCGAATGCAACCGGCGCAGCACCGCTTCTCCCCTGCTGGAGCCGGATTTCGTCCACCCGCTGCTGCGTGAATTCGGCAATGGCGACGAGCAACTGGCCTGGTACGAACGCCAGGGCGAATTGCTGGCCATGGGCATCGTGGCGCGGCGGCGGCGCGGTGTGTGGGAGACCTTCCAGCCCTCGCAGGCGCCGGTCAGCCTGTGGATGCATGCGCCGGGCCTCAACCTGTCCACCCTGCTGGCCGAGCTGACGCGCAAGCTGCCCGGCATGCCGCTGATGCTGGGCCTGACCCAGCGCGATCCGCAGCTGGAACCGCGCCCCGCGCCCGGCGGCTGCCTGCGCACGGTGGACTATATCGACACGGCACGCATCACGCTGGCGGGCAGCTTCGAGGATTACTGGAATGCGCGCGGCAAGAATCTGCGCAACAACCTGAAAAAGCAGCGCTCCAAACTGCAAAAGGAAGGCGTGGTCACGCGCATGCAGATCAGCCGCGCGCCGCAAGAGATGGCGGCGGCGGTGGCCGATTACGGCCGGCTGGAAAGCGCCGGCTGGAAGGCGCAGCTGGGCACGGCCATCCATCCGGAGAATGCGCAGGGACGCTTTTACACCGCGATGCTGGAAGGCTTCGCGCGGCGCGGCGCGGCCGCCGTCTACCGTTACTGGTTTGATAATCAGCTGGTGGCCATGGACCTGTGCATCGAGGGCGATGGCTGCATGATCGTGCTGAAGACCACGTATGACGAGACGGTGCCGAGCAGCCTGTCGCCGACCATGCTGATGCGCGAGGAATGCTGCCAGCAGCTGTTCGCCGAGCAGCGCTTCGAACGGCTGGAGTTCTACGGCAAGGTGATGGAATGGCATACCCGCTGGACCGATGAAATCCGGACCATGTACCATGTGAACCATTACCGCTGGCCTGTGCTGCTGCAGCTGCATGCCATCGCTAATCAACGTGCCGCCCTGCGCGGCCAGCGGCCGGCCCCGGCCCCCGCGCCCGCGCAATCTCTGCCGCACGGCAACCCATCCACGGAGTAA
- a CDS encoding hydrolase 1, exosortase A system-associated, producing MPLEEQALGFPCQGEWLTAILSPVSGPARRGVLIVVGGPQYRAGSHRQFTLLARALAAQGIPAMRFDYRGMGDSSGAARDFEEVDADLCAAIDQFMAACPGLQEVVLWGLCDAASAAMFYARQDHRVCGMVLLNPWARSTEGLAKATLKHYYRDRLLQPELWKKIFSGRFDFGAAARSFAGLLGAAYARRPAAAAKGQDGGTIDTAGTDGHTTVAAAGMTAVARPSSAQTAGMAPGAPGLHQRMLEGLQGFSGKVLFIFSGADLTAQEFLDMVKASRQWQGLLAAPRVTRHTLAPADHTFSRREWRDQVAGWTSDWVRSW from the coding sequence ATGCCGCTTGAGGAACAGGCGCTCGGCTTTCCCTGCCAGGGCGAGTGGCTGACCGCCATTCTCAGCCCGGTCTCCGGACCGGCGCGGCGCGGCGTGCTGATCGTGGTCGGCGGCCCGCAGTATCGGGCCGGCAGCCACCGCCAATTCACGCTGCTGGCGCGCGCGCTGGCGGCGCAAGGCATTCCGGCCATGCGCTTCGATTACCGTGGCATGGGCGACAGCAGCGGCGCGGCGCGCGATTTCGAAGAGGTCGACGCCGACCTGTGCGCAGCCATCGACCAGTTCATGGCGGCCTGCCCCGGCTTGCAGGAAGTGGTGCTGTGGGGGCTGTGCGATGCGGCTTCGGCGGCCATGTTTTATGCGCGCCAGGATCATCGCGTCTGCGGTATGGTGTTGCTGAACCCCTGGGCGCGCAGCACGGAAGGCCTGGCCAAGGCCACGCTCAAGCATTATTACCGCGACCGGCTGCTGCAGCCGGAGCTGTGGAAGAAGATCTTCAGCGGCCGCTTCGATTTCGGCGCTGCGGCGCGCTCGTTTGCCGGACTGCTTGGCGCGGCATATGCACGCCGCCCCGCCGCTGCGGCCAAGGGGCAGGATGGCGGCACCATCGATACCGCCGGCACCGATGGACACACCACCGTGGCGGCAGCCGGCATGACAGCCGTGGCGCGGCCCTCGTCCGCGCAGACGGCAGGTATGGCACCGGGCGCGCCAGGCCTGCACCAGCGCATGCTGGAAGGACTGCAAGGCTTTTCGGGCAAGGTTCTTTTCATCTTTAGCGGCGCCGATCTGACGGCGCAGGAGTTTCTGGACATGGTAAAGGCATCCCGCCAGTGGCAAGGCCTGCTGGCGGCTCCGCGCGTGACCCGGCATACCCTGGCGCCGGCCGATCACACCTTCTCGCGCCGCGAATGGCGCGACCAGGTGGCCGGCTGGACTTCCGATTGGGTGCGCTCATGGTAA
- a CDS encoding tetratricopeptide repeat protein has protein sequence MKIKAALAAATLLAASGPLAAKPFCGELVNAFGPFDYRTPDAEQLHLVEQAHFTEEVEQGLKGNTGTLGADLDYTLRAFPNHTRALETLAKVALRQKAVQLPGGKYPVECYFERAVRFVPDDGAAHAAYAGYLYRIGQPEKALPMLEKAVELDPENPSINYNLGLAYAKMKKYDPAVKYARKAYELGFPLPGLKNMLTAAGKWSDKTP, from the coding sequence ATGAAGATCAAGGCAGCCCTGGCTGCGGCCACACTGCTGGCCGCCAGCGGACCATTGGCCGCCAAGCCGTTCTGCGGGGAGCTGGTGAACGCCTTCGGTCCCTTCGATTACCGCACGCCCGATGCTGAACAGCTGCACCTGGTGGAGCAGGCCCACTTCACGGAAGAGGTGGAGCAAGGCCTCAAAGGCAATACCGGCACGCTGGGCGCGGACCTGGACTATACGCTGCGCGCCTTCCCCAACCATACGCGGGCGCTGGAAACGCTGGCCAAGGTGGCGCTGCGCCAGAAAGCGGTGCAGCTGCCGGGCGGGAAATATCCGGTGGAATGCTATTTCGAGCGCGCCGTGCGCTTCGTGCCGGACGATGGTGCGGCGCATGCGGCTTACGCCGGCTATCTGTACCGCATCGGGCAGCCCGAGAAAGCCTTGCCCATGCTGGAAAAGGCCGTCGAGCTGGACCCCGAGAATCCCTCGATCAACTACAACCTCGGCCTGGCTTACGCCAAGATGAAGAAATACGATCCCGCCGTCAAATATGCGAGGAAGGCGTATGAATTGGGCTTTCCGCTGCCGGGGCTGAAAAACATGCTGACGGCGGCGGGCAAGTGGAGCGATAAGACGCCATGA
- a CDS encoding TIGR03013 family XrtA/PEP-CTERM system glycosyltransferase produces MLRISNHYVSKVVFSLLFLEVLILIGSFYAGAGLRFFDGEEFVLPKLDHFFMSACVFAAAIVFSMSALGMYQINFNEGLRNSFFFQLMPSFAMGFCILTLVFYLAPELYFGRGILVMVFFFSGSGILLARVMFLKTSEFHFLESRIIFLGGGALAKECGDLALRKSSYRKYDIAGYIPVPSEDVCVAQASLLPLEEGQSLVALANKQRVSEIVVSVSNRRGGAFPIKELLECKLYGIQVTDAATFFERETCQIRVDSLQPSWLVFGGGFDQSFMRAFMKRAFDVMASLLLLAVSLPVMLFTALCIFIEDRAPIFYQQERVGKDGHVFKVLKFRSMFNDAEKGGKPQWAARNDPRVTRVGNIIRKLRIDELPQILNVLKGEMSFVGPRPERPYFVEQLTERVPYYNVRHSIKPGITGWAQVRYGYGDSVEDALQKLQYDLYYVKNNSLLLDVLILIDTFKVVVFRGGR; encoded by the coding sequence ATGCTAAGAATCTCAAACCACTACGTCTCTAAGGTCGTATTCAGCCTGCTGTTTCTGGAGGTGCTGATCCTGATCGGCTCCTTCTATGCCGGGGCCGGCCTGCGCTTTTTCGACGGCGAAGAATTCGTGCTGCCGAAACTCGACCATTTCTTCATGTCCGCCTGCGTCTTTGCGGCCGCCATTGTGTTCAGCATGAGCGCATTGGGCATGTACCAGATCAATTTCAATGAAGGCTTGCGCAATTCCTTCTTCTTCCAGCTCATGCCGTCCTTCGCCATGGGCTTCTGCATCCTGACCCTGGTGTTCTATCTGGCGCCCGAGCTGTATTTCGGCCGCGGCATCCTGGTCATGGTCTTCTTCTTTTCCGGCAGCGGCATTCTGCTGGCGCGGGTGATGTTCCTGAAGACCTCGGAATTCCACTTCCTCGAATCGCGCATCATCTTCCTCGGCGGCGGCGCGCTGGCCAAGGAATGCGGCGACCTGGCCCTGCGCAAGAGCTCCTACCGCAAATACGATATCGCCGGCTATATTCCCGTGCCTTCCGAGGATGTCTGCGTGGCGCAAGCCAGTCTGCTGCCGCTGGAAGAAGGACAGTCGCTGGTGGCGCTGGCCAATAAGCAGCGCGTCAGCGAGATCGTGGTCTCGGTGAGCAACCGCCGCGGCGGCGCCTTCCCGATCAAGGAACTGCTGGAGTGCAAACTGTACGGCATCCAGGTGACGGACGCGGCCACCTTCTTCGAGCGCGAAACCTGCCAGATCCGCGTCGACTCGCTGCAACCGAGCTGGCTGGTGTTCGGCGGCGGCTTTGACCAGAGCTTCATGCGCGCCTTCATGAAGCGCGCCTTTGACGTGATGGCCAGCCTCTTGCTGCTGGCGGTGTCGCTGCCGGTCATGCTGTTTACCGCGCTGTGCATTTTCATCGAAGACCGCGCACCGATCTTCTATCAGCAGGAACGCGTGGGCAAGGATGGCCATGTGTTCAAGGTGCTGAAATTCCGCAGCATGTTCAACGATGCGGAAAAAGGCGGCAAGCCGCAGTGGGCGGCGCGCAACGATCCACGCGTGACGCGCGTCGGCAACATCATCCGCAAGCTGCGCATCGACGAGCTGCCGCAGATCCTGAACGTGCTCAAAGGCGAGATGAGCTTCGTCGGCCCGCGTCCGGAGCGGCCGTATTTCGTCGAGCAGCTGACCGAGCGCGTGCCTTACTACAATGTCCGCCACAGCATCAAGCCCGGCATCACGGGCTGGGCCCAGGTGCGCTACGGCTACGGCGACTCGGTCGAGGACGCGCTGCAGAAGCTGCAGTACGACCTGTACTACGTGAAGAACAATAGCCTGCTGCTGGATGTCCTGATCCTGATCGACACCTTCAAAGTCGTGGTGTTCCGGGGCGGCCGGTAA
- a CDS encoding glycosyltransferase: protein MVKRVLMIAYHYPPMRGSSGIQRTLKFSQYLPQQGWQPLVLSAHPRAYANSGDDQMREIPAEAVVQRAFALDTSRHLAWRGRYLGWLALPDRWVSWCLGAVPAGLRMIRKYRPQVIWSTYPIASANLIALCLHRMTGLPWIADLRDPMTDVDYPSDPLTRKVYRWIEKQTVKHCTVAVCTTPGAIKTYETRFPEIPASRFALIENGYDEENFADAGTLAAQAAPAQGRPFTLIHSGIIYPSERDPVPLFEALAALQAQGRIDARRLRVVLRATAHDEYLAGLIARYGIGELVGLAPHIAYRDALSEMLTADALLVLQATNCNHQIPAKLYEYLRARRPILALTDSIGDTAAALRQAGIDTIAPLDSKEGIMQGLMRFLELAQAGKAPLASEEAIAANSRRARTGELGQLLERVAQPAQAAHALAANREEVR, encoded by the coding sequence ATGGTAAAGCGCGTGCTGATGATCGCTTACCACTATCCGCCCATGCGCGGCAGCAGCGGCATCCAGCGCACGCTGAAGTTCTCGCAGTACCTGCCGCAGCAGGGCTGGCAGCCACTGGTGCTGTCGGCCCATCCGCGCGCCTATGCCAACAGCGGCGACGACCAGATGCGCGAGATTCCGGCCGAGGCGGTGGTGCAGCGCGCCTTTGCGCTCGACACCTCGCGCCACCTGGCCTGGCGCGGACGCTACCTGGGCTGGCTGGCCCTGCCCGACCGTTGGGTTTCGTGGTGCCTGGGCGCGGTGCCGGCCGGGCTGCGCATGATACGCAAATACCGTCCGCAGGTGATCTGGTCCACCTATCCCATCGCCAGCGCCAATCTGATTGCGCTCTGCCTGCACCGCATGACCGGCCTGCCGTGGATCGCCGATCTGCGCGATCCGATGACCGATGTGGACTACCCCTCCGACCCGCTGACGCGCAAGGTGTATCGCTGGATCGAGAAGCAGACCGTCAAGCATTGCACCGTGGCCGTGTGCACCACGCCGGGCGCGATCAAGACGTATGAAACGCGCTTCCCGGAGATTCCGGCCAGCCGCTTCGCCCTGATCGAAAACGGCTACGACGAGGAGAACTTCGCCGACGCGGGCACCCTCGCCGCCCAGGCCGCGCCGGCCCAGGGCCGTCCCTTCACGCTGATCCACAGCGGCATCATCTATCCGTCAGAACGCGATCCGGTGCCGCTATTCGAGGCGCTGGCGGCGCTGCAGGCGCAAGGCAGGATCGATGCGCGGCGCCTGCGCGTGGTGCTGCGCGCCACGGCGCACGACGAGTATCTGGCAGGCCTGATCGCGCGCTACGGCATCGGAGAACTGGTCGGCCTGGCGCCGCATATCGCCTACCGCGACGCGCTCAGCGAAATGCTGACGGCCGACGCACTGCTGGTGCTGCAGGCGACCAACTGCAATCACCAGATTCCGGCCAAGCTGTATGAATACCTGCGCGCGCGCCGTCCCATCCTGGCGCTGACCGACAGTATCGGCGACACCGCCGCCGCCTTGCGCCAGGCCGGCATCGACACCATCGCACCGCTCGATTCGAAGGAAGGCATCATGCAGGGGCTGATGCGTTTCCTGGAACTGGCGCAAGCGGGCAAGGCGCCGCTGGCGTCGGAAGAAGCAATCGCCGCCAATTCGCGCCGCGCGCGCACCGGAGAACTGGGCCAGTTGCTGGAGCGCGTCGCGCAACCGGCGCAAGCCGCGCATGCCTTGGCGGCCAATAGGGAGGAAGTACGATGA
- a CDS encoding acyl carrier protein, with product MYLEEVKTILTDVLSLGAAGATLDEHSALLGSIPELDSMAVVQLIGALEDQFGFSVDDDEISAATFATVGSLVAFVKYKLTA from the coding sequence ATGTATTTAGAAGAAGTAAAAACGATTTTGACCGACGTTCTGAGCCTGGGCGCGGCAGGCGCCACGCTCGACGAGCATTCCGCCCTGCTGGGCAGCATCCCCGAACTCGATTCGATGGCCGTGGTGCAGCTGATCGGCGCGCTGGAAGACCAATTCGGTTTCAGCGTCGACGACGATGAGATCAGCGCCGCCACCTTTGCTACCGTGGGCAGCCTGGTTGCTTTCGTCAAGTACAAGCTGACGGCATGA
- a CDS encoding hydrolase 2, exosortase A system-associated, which yields MNHHPAPPHAEPFFLKAGTGARFCVFHAAAGACRGAFLYVHPFAEEMNKARRMAALQARAMAAQGYAVLQIDLYGCGDSSGDFADARWEIWLDDLAHGAQWLRERLGGALEQEIGLWGLRLGALLALDYGRQAAQPPSVLLLWQAVTNGANFMTQFLRLKLANQMLAEGQEKNGGTAALRATLAAGEPLEIAGYTLAPALAQSIEALDAAKFAPPPCPLHWFEIVAEEGRPLPPAAARVLQGWQEGGELSAVTVAGQPFWATQEISECPALLDATIAALKEACHAA from the coding sequence ATGAACCATCACCCTGCGCCCCCGCACGCCGAGCCTTTCTTTTTGAAGGCCGGCACGGGCGCGCGCTTTTGCGTGTTCCACGCCGCCGCCGGCGCCTGCCGCGGCGCTTTCCTGTATGTGCATCCTTTTGCCGAGGAAATGAACAAGGCGCGCCGCATGGCGGCCTTGCAGGCGCGCGCCATGGCGGCGCAGGGTTACGCCGTATTGCAGATCGATTTATACGGCTGCGGCGACAGCAGCGGCGATTTCGCCGATGCGCGCTGGGAGATCTGGCTGGACGACCTGGCGCACGGCGCGCAGTGGCTGCGCGAGCGTCTGGGCGGCGCGCTGGAACAGGAAATCGGCCTGTGGGGCTTGCGCCTGGGCGCCCTGCTTGCCCTGGATTACGGGCGCCAGGCGGCTCAGCCGCCCTCCGTCCTGCTGCTGTGGCAAGCGGTGACGAACGGCGCCAATTTCATGACGCAATTCCTGCGCCTGAAACTGGCCAACCAGATGCTGGCCGAGGGCCAGGAAAAAAATGGCGGCACCGCCGCCCTGCGCGCCACGCTGGCCGCGGGCGAGCCGCTGGAAATCGCGGGCTACACGCTGGCGCCCGCGCTGGCGCAGTCGATTGAAGCGCTGGATGCAGCCAAGTTCGCGCCGCCCCCCTGCCCGCTGCACTGGTTCGAGATCGTGGCAGAGGAAGGCCGTCCGCTGCCGCCGGCCGCCGCGCGCGTGCTGCAAGGCTGGCAAGAGGGTGGCGAGCTATCCGCCGTGACGGTGGCAGGCCAGCCTTTCTGGGCCACCCAGGAAATCAGCGAATGCCCTGCCTTGCTCGATGCAACGATAGCGGCATTGAAGGAAGCCTGCCATGCCGCTTGA
- the prsR gene encoding PEP-CTERM-box response regulator transcription factor: MTQNKPKLLIIEDDPGLQKQLRWSFDAYDVVVAGDREAALAQLRRHEPAVVTMDLGLPPDPDGATEGLATLQQILALAPDTKVIVLTGNQDRSHAVKAIALGAYDFHQKPSEPEILSLVIQRAFFLHALQQENRRMLQSQAESPLAGIISRDAGMQKVCRNIEKVAPTSASVMVLGESGTGKEVLARALHQLSPRASQRFMAINCAAIPENLLESELFGYEKGAFTGAVKQTKGKVELAHGGTFFLDEVGDLPMPLQAKLLRFLQERVIERVGGHEEIPVDVRIVCATHQNLKQLATTGRFREDLYYRLSEIVVTIPPLRERLGDAVLLAQHFKNKFATQEGRGNLHFSQEALVQIETHPWPGNVREMENCIKRAVIMADGSQILAEDLGLSGTPLEEEPLNLRQVREEAEYKAIVKALARVEGNIVKASELLGISRPTLYDLMERHAIKGSSS, encoded by the coding sequence GTGACTCAGAACAAACCGAAGCTGCTAATCATCGAAGACGATCCTGGCTTGCAAAAGCAGCTGCGCTGGAGCTTCGATGCTTACGATGTGGTGGTGGCCGGCGACCGCGAGGCCGCCCTGGCCCAGTTGCGTCGCCACGAACCGGCTGTAGTGACCATGGACCTGGGCTTGCCGCCCGATCCGGACGGGGCCACCGAAGGCTTGGCCACCCTGCAGCAAATCCTGGCGCTGGCGCCGGATACCAAGGTCATCGTCCTGACCGGCAACCAGGACCGCAGCCATGCGGTGAAAGCCATTGCGCTGGGCGCTTACGACTTCCATCAAAAGCCCAGCGAACCGGAAATCCTCTCGCTGGTGATCCAGCGCGCCTTCTTCCTGCATGCGCTGCAGCAGGAGAACCGCCGCATGCTGCAATCGCAGGCCGAATCGCCGCTGGCCGGCATCATCAGCCGCGACGCGGGCATGCAGAAGGTGTGCCGCAATATCGAAAAGGTGGCGCCCACTTCAGCCTCGGTCATGGTGCTGGGCGAGAGCGGCACCGGCAAGGAGGTTCTGGCGCGCGCCTTGCACCAGCTCAGCCCGCGCGCCAGCCAGCGCTTCATGGCGATCAACTGCGCGGCGATTCCCGAGAACCTGCTGGAAAGCGAATTGTTCGGCTATGAGAAGGGCGCCTTCACCGGCGCGGTCAAGCAGACCAAGGGCAAGGTGGAGCTGGCGCATGGCGGCACCTTCTTCCTCGACGAGGTGGGCGACCTGCCCATGCCGCTGCAGGCCAAGCTGCTGCGCTTCCTGCAGGAGCGCGTGATCGAGCGCGTGGGCGGGCATGAGGAGATTCCGGTCGATGTGCGCATCGTCTGCGCAACCCACCAGAACCTGAAGCAGCTGGCCACCACCGGGCGCTTCCGCGAAGACTTGTATTACCGCCTGTCCGAAATCGTCGTCACCATTCCGCCGCTGCGCGAGCGCCTGGGTGACGCGGTGCTGCTGGCCCAGCACTTCAAGAACAAGTTCGCCACCCAGGAGGGGCGCGGCAATCTGCATTTCAGCCAGGAGGCGCTGGTGCAGATCGAAACCCACCCCTGGCCGGGTAATGTGCGCGAAATGGAAAACTGCATCAAGCGCGCCGTCATCATGGCCGACGGTTCGCAGATCCTGGCGGAAGACCTGGGCCTGTCCGGCACGCCGCTGGAAGAGGAGCCGCTGAATCTGCGCCAGGTGCGCGAGGAGGCGGAATACAAGGCCATCGTCAAGGCGCTGGCGCGGGTCGAGGGCAATATCGTCAAGGCTTCCGAGCTGCTGGGCATCAGCCGCCCCACCTTATACGATCTGATGGAGCGTCACGCCATCAAGGGCTCTTCTTCCTGA